In one window of Amblyraja radiata isolate CabotCenter1 chromosome 29, sAmbRad1.1.pri, whole genome shotgun sequence DNA:
- the LOC116989299 gene encoding follistatin-like isoform X1 encodes MSAKNGFVTPFALAVLCHFIGGNPSYAGVCWLQQGRNGKCQALSMTRIDREECCRSGSAQTAWTNQDIPESDILKLIILGGVSCHPCHKTCEGVDCGRGKICKINKHNKPTCICAPDCSNVTKKVPVCGTDGKIYKDECSLLLAKCRGLPELEVQYQGECKKSCTQVLCPGTSMCVIDQTHSAHCVMCRVMPCPEPLSSGQALCGNNGITYQSVCHLRRATCLLGKSIGVAHYGRCNSSEEGFKQKGDNQENTVFSKFMLGW; translated from the exons ATGTCGGCCAAGAACGGCTTCGTGACACCCTTTGCTTTGGCCGTCCTGTGTCATTTCATCGGTGGTAACCCCTCCTATG CTGGGGTGTGTTGGCTACAGCAAGGAAGGAATGGAaaatgccaggctttgtccatgaCTCGGATTGATCGGGAGGAATGTTGCAGGAGCGGAAGCGCTCAAACTGCATGGACAAATCAGGATATACCAGAGAGTGACATTTTAAAACTCATAATTCTGGGCGGAGTTAGCTGCCACCCATGTCACA AAACATGTGAGGGTGTGGATTGTGGACGTGGGAAGATTTGCAAAATTAACAAACATAACAAGCCAACATGTATCTGTGCACCTGACTGTTCCAATGTCACAAAGAAGGTACCTGTGTGTGGAACCGATGGCAAAATCTACAAAGATGAATGCAGCCTTCTTTTGGCAAAATGCAGAGGTTTGCCAGAATTGGAAGTACAGTATCAGGGTGAATGCAAAa AGTCTTGCACGCAGGTCCTGTGTCCTGGAACCTCCATGTGTGTGATTGACCAAACCCACAGCGCGCACTGTGTCATGTGCAGAGTCATGCCCTGCCCAGAGCCTCTGTCATCAGGGCAGGCGCTCTGTGGGAATAATGGCATCACCTACCAGAGCGTCTGCCATCTCAGGCGTGCCACCTGCCTGCTGGGGAAATCCATTGGCGTTGCCCATTATGGGAGATGCAACT cgTCAGAAGAAGGCTTCAAGCAAAAAGGAGACAATCAAGAAAATACAGTGTTTTCGAAATTCATGCTTGGGTGGTAA
- the LOC116989299 gene encoding follistatin-A-like isoform X2, with product MTKTSTGVCWLQQGRNGKCQALSMTRIDREECCRSGSAQTAWTNQDIPESDILKLIILGGVSCHPCHKTCEGVDCGRGKICKINKHNKPTCICAPDCSNVTKKVPVCGTDGKIYKDECSLLLAKCRGLPELEVQYQGECKKSCTQVLCPGTSMCVIDQTHSAHCVMCRVMPCPEPLSSGQALCGNNGITYQSVCHLRRATCLLGKSIGVAHYGRCNSSEEGFKQKGDNQENTVFSKFMLGW from the exons ATGACTAAAACTTCTA CTGGGGTGTGTTGGCTACAGCAAGGAAGGAATGGAaaatgccaggctttgtccatgaCTCGGATTGATCGGGAGGAATGTTGCAGGAGCGGAAGCGCTCAAACTGCATGGACAAATCAGGATATACCAGAGAGTGACATTTTAAAACTCATAATTCTGGGCGGAGTTAGCTGCCACCCATGTCACA AAACATGTGAGGGTGTGGATTGTGGACGTGGGAAGATTTGCAAAATTAACAAACATAACAAGCCAACATGTATCTGTGCACCTGACTGTTCCAATGTCACAAAGAAGGTACCTGTGTGTGGAACCGATGGCAAAATCTACAAAGATGAATGCAGCCTTCTTTTGGCAAAATGCAGAGGTTTGCCAGAATTGGAAGTACAGTATCAGGGTGAATGCAAAa AGTCTTGCACGCAGGTCCTGTGTCCTGGAACCTCCATGTGTGTGATTGACCAAACCCACAGCGCGCACTGTGTCATGTGCAGAGTCATGCCCTGCCCAGAGCCTCTGTCATCAGGGCAGGCGCTCTGTGGGAATAATGGCATCACCTACCAGAGCGTCTGCCATCTCAGGCGTGCCACCTGCCTGCTGGGGAAATCCATTGGCGTTGCCCATTATGGGAGATGCAACT cgTCAGAAGAAGGCTTCAAGCAAAAAGGAGACAATCAAGAAAATACAGTGTTTTCGAAATTCATGCTTGGGTGGTAA